The nucleotide sequence ATTGTAGCGCTTGAATGATGCCACCAGTTGCTTCAATGTCTTGGAATACACTCCAAATCTTGTTCGCTAACTCATCCGTTAATACTTCTACATACCATGAACCACCTGCTGGGTCCGCTGTTTTGGTAATATGAGCTTCTTGCTGTAAGATGATTTGCGTGTTGCGAGCAATTCGCCGCGAGAACGCCGTCGACTTCTGGATCGGTTCATCAAATGGGCTAACGTGTAGACTATCAACGCCACCGACCGCTGCTGCAAATGCTTCCGAAGTACCGCGCAACATATTTACATACGGGTCATAGACAGTCTTCGTCCATGCCGACGTTCGCCCATGGATGATCATTTTTTGTGCCTCTTTATTGCCTACAAATGCTTTTACTATCGTTGACCAAAGTGTACGGGCTGCACGAAGCTTTGCAACCTCAATGAAATAATCAGATCCAATAGAAAATGAAAATCGAATTCTTGGGGCGATGTCATTAACATCCATACCACGCTCTTGTAATGCTGCTACATACTCTGTTGCAGTGGCAAGCGCATAGGCAACTTCCTCTACCGCACTTCCTCCACCATCATGATACGGATGACCTTTGACAAGGATCGTTTGTAGTTCTGGAGCTTGTTGTTTTGCCCAAGCAGTTACGTCAGCCATCAAGTCATAAGCCGTATCCAAATCATAAGAAAGTGAGCCAGTGCTCACCAATTCAGCAATCGGATCCATGCCAATGCACCCTTTTACTTCTTTTACCTTTTGCTCCTGCAAGTACGCAGCAACAAGCGTTAGAATAGGTACTGACACCTCACCTGAATCGATATGAACAGGAACACTGCCTAAGTCAATGTTAGAAAGCGCTTGCTTAACATCTGCTAGTGTTGAAACCGATAATCCGTCTACTCCAACATTTTCTTGGTCTTCATTTGCATTCTTTCCTGCACGTGTCACTTTATCTAAGCGTATATTTAAAACCGTTTGCCCTTTACTTAAGTCATGGCGACTCACTTCGTTAAAAGCAATTGGTGTTGAAACGGCAATTTCTTGAGCAACTTCCCATGCTTTTTCTGTAACTTGCGTACCACGTGTATAAGGACGATGGCCCGGAAGTTGAGACAGGTTCTCTTGATCTGGCAAGTCTTCATCACGGTACATCGGTTGAAGGTCAATACCTTCATACGTTTTTGTAATTAACTTTTTTTCGAATGAGGCCCCCTTAAGGGACTTCTCGGTTACTTTTCGCCATTCTTCATAGGTTGGTATTGGAAATTCCCAAAATTGTTCGAGATCCTTCTTTACGTTATCTTTGCTCATAACAAAATGCGGCAAGAGTTCTAACTCATATCAATCAAGTTTTTTTCGAACCCTTACCGCTCACTCCCTTCTATTTATAGTTTAGTAGTTAATAGTTTTTTCTTCTCTCTCACCGTGCATTCAAGGTCTCACTCCATGAATCTCCTATCTTACTTCTCTATATCTCTTTATCTATGTGCAAATCATATAAGCACCTATCTATTAACTATGAACTATAATGGAATGTTTCCATGCTTCTTATATGGTAAGTCTTTTTTCTTATTACGAAGCATTTCAAGCCCCATCGCTAAACTCTTTCTCGTATCACGCGGATCAATCACATCATCGACAATTCCGTTAGCCGATGCGACGTATGGGTTAGCAAACTTTTCACGATATTCTTCGATCTTCGCTGCTCTCGTCGCTTCCGGATCGTCACTTTCACGAATTTCTTTTGCAAAAATAATATTTGCCGCTCCACCTGGTCCCATAACAGCAATTTCTGCATTCGGCCATGCAAAGACAAGGTCAGCACCGATCGCTTTACTATTAAGAGCAACGTAGGCCCCGCCATACGCTTTACGTAAGATGACTGTAATCTTCGGAACCGTTGCTTCTGAATAGGCATATAAAATCTTCGCACCGTGACGGATAATTCCACCGTGCTCTTGTTGAACACCTGGGATAAACCCACTAACATCCTCAAACGTGATTAGTGGGATGTTGTAGCAATCACAGAAACGGATAAAGCGAGAACATTTGTCAGATGAATCGATGTCTAAGCCACCAGCCATCATCTTTGGATTATTGGCAATGATCCCAACAGTCTCACCGTTGATACGTCCAAACCCAACGACAATATTTTTGGCAAAGTTCGGCTGAACTTCCATGAAATCTTCATCATCAACGATCCGGTTAATCACTTTACGGACGTCGTATACTTTTGTTCCATCAACTGGAACGATATCTATTAACTCATCAATGCGCTCACCGATCGCTCGCGCTTCTTGTGGTGCTTTCACCGGTGTTTTTTCTTTGTTATTTGGAGGCAGGAATTCAATGAGACGTCGAACCTCGTTTAGAACCTCCTCTTCGGTTGAACCTGTAAAATGGGCATTCCCACTTACCGTAGAATGAACACGAGCACCACCAAGATCTTCACCATTAATTTTTGCTCCGGTTACACTCTCGATTACTTTTGGTCCAGTAATAAACATTTGGCTCGTCTTCTCAACCATAAATACAAAATCTGTAATCGCTGGCGAGTAAACAGCCCCACCTGCACATGGACCCATAATTACTGAAATTTGTGGAATCACACCTGAATAAATCGAATTTCGATAGAAAATCTTTCCGTATCCATCAAGTGAGAGTACGCCTTCTTGAATACGTGCACCGCCTGAATCATTCAAGCCGATGATTGGGGCGCCGTTTTCAGCAGCGAGATCCATAATTTTAACAATTTTCTCAGCATGCATTTCACCAAGTGCACCGCCAAAAACGGTAAAGTCTTGAGCAAATAAGAAGATTAGTCGCCCATTGACTTTTGCATACCCAGTGACGACCCCTTCCCCTGGCGCTTCACCAGCGCCAAAGTCTAGACCACGATTTTCAATGAAGGGGTTTATTTCAACAAATGTATCTTCATCTACAAGAAGATCGATACGCTCTCTTGCTGTTAACTTCCCGCGCTCATGTTGAGCATCGATCCGTTTATCACCACCGCCGAGCTTTACCTTTTCCCGGCGTTCTTCCATAATTTCAATCTTATCGAAAATATCCATATGGCTATTCCTCCATTTCCGAATTTCAGTTCAAATAGTTACGACTTACGATTGTTTAACGAGGAATAATGGCTGACCATATTCAACAAGCTGTCCGTTTTCAACAAGGACTTCAACAATTTCACCGTTAACTTCAGCTTCTAGCTCATTCATTAATTTCATTGCTTCAACGATACAAACAACAGAATCTGTTGATACTTTGTCACCCGCTTTTACATACGGATCAGCGTCTGGAGATGGCGCAGAATAGAACGTTCCAACCATTGGAGATGTAATCTTGTGAAGAGTCTCATCGTCAAGATTAGCTGCTGGTTTCGCTTCTTGTTGCTCCTCTTGTTTTGGGGCTTCTTCCTTTACTGGTGCAGCTGGCGCTGGCGCCGGTGCTTGCGTTTCTTGGACTGGAGCTGGCGCCGGCGCTGCTGTTTGATCAACCGTTACTGCGCCTTGTTTACGAATCGTAATTTGCTCTTTGCTTTCTCCCTTAATAATTAACTCTCCTACCGTTGAACGATCCACCGCACGAATAAGTTCTTTGATTTCATTGATTTTTAACATGTTAAGCACTCCTTTAAATCATTGGTTTATTTGTTGTGTGTGCTGCTTTGTCTTCAAGAAAAAGCGAGCATATTCTTCCTTTTCCAACGCCTCTTTCGTTAACGTTGAATGTAAGACGAGGTCGGCATAAATTTCTGCGATCTCTTCAATCGAGTAGCGACCCGTTGATTTATACCATTTATACGTCCAGTTTATCATACCAAAAATCGCCATAGACATGATAGGGACTGGGAGCTCTTGACGAAATTCTCCACTATCAATTCCCTCGCGAACGACCTTAAACATCATTTCTTTATACTCGTCACGCTTCTTTTTGATTTCATCAAAATAATCTGGCGATAGGTATAGACTTTCTTGATAAAAAACTGTCACATGTGCACGGTACATATCAAACATCATAACAAAAGACTTGACCGTTTCATATAACCGTTCCGTCGGTGTATCAAAATTTTCATATGCCTCATGTGCTTTATCGAGGACATAGGTGATAAATGAATCATGAATCGTATAGAGAAGCTCATCTTTCGACTTGAAATTGTGGTAAAAGCCACCTTTTGAGGTCTTGCTTTCCTTTACAATCTTATCTACCGTCACTGCATGAAATCCCTTCTCCTCAAAGAGATGCAGCGCTGCATCCATGATGCGCTCCTTTGTTGTTTTTTCGGCCATACCTTATTCACCTACTTTAGCCATCAAACCTGTTTCATTGCTTTTAAACCTTGTTATCTTCTAAAAACTTCGTATTAAAGTCACCAGCGACAAAATCTTTATGCTCTAACAAGCGTAAATGGAACGGGATTGTCGTATCTACACCTTCAACGACGAATTCACTTAACGCTCGTTTCATACGGTCGATCGCTTCTTGACGATCCTTCCCATGAACGATTAGCTTTGCGACCATTGAATCATAAAACGGTGTAATTGTGTACCCAGGATAAACGGCACTATCGACTCGAACACCTAGCCCACCTGGTGGTAAATACATGTCAATTTTCCCTGGTGACGGCATGAAGTTCTTATCTGGATTTTCAGCATTAATACGGCATTCAATCGACCAACCATTGATGGTAACCTCTTCTTGCGAGAATGACAGCTTTTCACCAGCTGCAACTGCGATTTGTTCTTTAATAAGATCAATTCCTGTAACTAATTCAGAAACTGGATGCTCCACTTGAATGCGTGTATTCATTTCCATGAAATAGAAATTTTTATGTTTATCTAATAAGAATTCAACCGTACCTGCACCACAATAATTAACAGCTAACGCTGCTTTGACAGATGCATCGCCCATTTGTTGACGTAAGTCTTCATCTAACGCAGGTGAAGGAGCTTCTTCGATCAGCTTTTGGTGACGACGTTGGATCGAGCAATCACGTTCACCGAGGTGAGCAACATTACCGTATTGATCAGCGATAATCTGGATTTCAACGTGTCTTGGCTCCTCAACAAACTTTTCTAAATAAACACCAGCATTACCGAAAGCGGTTTCAGCTTCTTGCTGAGCCATGGAAATCGCATTTTTTAAATCTTCTTCAGTTTTAGCGACGCGCATCCCTTTACCACCACCGCCAGCCGTTGCTTTTACCATAACTGGGTAGCCAATTTCTCTTGCTGTTTTCATCGCTTCATCAATGTCTTCAATGATTCCATCTGTACCTGGTACAATCGGTACATTTGCTGCTGCCATCGTATCACGGGCAACTGCTTTTGCTCCCATGCGATTAATCGCATCAGGCGATGGTCCAATGAAGGTAATATCATTCTCAGCACATTTCTCTGCAAAATCAGCATTTTCTGCTAAAAATCCATAACCAGGATGGATTGCATCAACATCGGCATTCATCGCTACACTTAAAATGTTGTTCATATTCAAGTAACTATGTGTTGATAAATGAGGTCCTATGCAATAGGCTTCATCGGCAAGTCGAACATGTAACGCTTCTTTATCTGCTTCTGAATAGACAGCTACTGTAGCTACACCCATTTCTTTACATGCACGGATGACTCGAACTGCTATTTCACCACGATTGGCAATGAGTACTTTTTTAAACATCCTCTCATCCCTTTCATTCTCAACTAACAATCGATTAACTAAGACCGACTAGTCAGTCTGAATCTTATATTTGAATTTTAGGAAAATAATTAACATTTGTCAATAGCTTTATAAAAAGTCATTCAGAAATATCAAACGATTCCGACATGTGTTGACAAAAAACGATAAACCAGCCGTTTTGAATATCCTCGTCCTCGACACACAGATCACATGCAACAAAAAAGGGCCGCGGCACCTACTTCTCAGTTCATGTTGGTGCATACAGAACTTACAGTAGTTGGACTCGACCCCTTCATCTATTTGATTTCAGCAAAAACTTGATAATTCATCTCTGGGTTTTTCTTTGCTTCATAAAGCGCAAGATCAGCATTTTTAATCAGTTGCTTTACTTTCGTTCCATCAGTTGGATAATAGGACACTCCCATGCTTGAAGTCGTTTTAAACGAGTGCTCACCAATCTGCCATGTCTTTTTCAATTCCTCCATACAAGCCTCGACGACCTCTAATGCTTCATCCTTCGTTTCTAATCCCGGGATTAACAGAATAAATTCATCCCCACCAATGCGAGCAACTGTGTCATTCGCTCGTACACTTTGTTGCAAGCGACGCGCAATACCTTTTAATAATTCATCGCCCACATCATGACCCATCGTATCATTGATCTGTTTAAACTTATCACAATCGAGCGCGACAACAGCAATCATTTGTTCTAATCCTACCGCTTGTGTTAATGCAACCTCAATGCGATCGTGCAATAACCTTACATTCGGTAATTCAGTTAGCGGATCATGATAAGCCATTTGTGTAAGCTTTGATTCAAGATGCTTACGCTCACGAATATCACGCCCAGAGATTACCACTTGTTTATGATTTTCATAAAAAGAAGCTAATGCCCCTTCAACTTCGATCCAAATCCAATGACCTTGTGCATGACGAATCCTCATTTCATATTTCAAACTGGCTTGTCCAGTTACTAAAGCAAGTAACTGCTTATGAAAGCCAGGTAAATCATCCTTATGAATTAAGTTATAGTACCAGTGCCCCTCAATCGCACTAGCTGAGAAGCCTAACACTTGCTTATACGATGGTGAAGC is from Desertibacillus haloalkaliphilus and encodes:
- a CDS encoding methylmalonyl-CoA mutase family protein, producing the protein MPHFVMSKDNVKKDLEQFWEFPIPTYEEWRKVTEKSLKGASFEKKLITKTYEGIDLQPMYRDEDLPDQENLSQLPGHRPYTRGTQVTEKAWEVAQEIAVSTPIAFNEVSRHDLSKGQTVLNIRLDKVTRAGKNANEDQENVGVDGLSVSTLADVKQALSNIDLGSVPVHIDSGEVSVPILTLVAAYLQEQKVKEVKGCIGMDPIAELVSTGSLSYDLDTAYDLMADVTAWAKQQAPELQTILVKGHPYHDGGGSAVEEVAYALATATEYVAALQERGMDVNDIAPRIRFSFSIGSDYFIEVAKLRAARTLWSTIVKAFVGNKEAQKMIIHGRTSAWTKTVYDPYVNMLRGTSEAFAAAVGGVDSLHVSPFDEPIQKSTAFSRRIARNTQIILQQEAHITKTADPAGGSWYVEVLTDELANKIWSVFQDIEATGGIIQALQSGQPQAKVAEVREKRAKNIEHRKDKFVGTNMYANMTEKPVNIKPEDDQSAIANHIAAVEQAGRVYNLVEVKQATGTDRIEQAIRAAKEGATIADLAEALGKTTNSIEVTAIPQGRGAEKFEQLRKKTEEMYEKTGKRPQVFLANLGPIPSHKARADFITGFFEVGGFEVIKNDGFDQANEAAEAALEANAEIVVICGKDESYQEMVAPITKQVKESKSETSVFLAGKPSEEDRALFEAAGLDGFIHIGSNCYEVLAKLQQEKGVTLS
- a CDS encoding acyl-CoA carboxylase subunit beta, encoding MDIFDKIEIMEERREKVKLGGGDKRIDAQHERGKLTARERIDLLVDEDTFVEINPFIENRGLDFGAGEAPGEGVVTGYAKVNGRLIFLFAQDFTVFGGALGEMHAEKIVKIMDLAAENGAPIIGLNDSGGARIQEGVLSLDGYGKIFYRNSIYSGVIPQISVIMGPCAGGAVYSPAITDFVFMVEKTSQMFITGPKVIESVTGAKINGEDLGGARVHSTVSGNAHFTGSTEEEVLNEVRRLIEFLPPNNKEKTPVKAPQEARAIGERIDELIDIVPVDGTKVYDVRKVINRIVDDEDFMEVQPNFAKNIVVGFGRINGETVGIIANNPKMMAGGLDIDSSDKCSRFIRFCDCYNIPLITFEDVSGFIPGVQQEHGGIIRHGAKILYAYSEATVPKITVILRKAYGGAYVALNSKAIGADLVFAWPNAEIAVMGPGGAANIIFAKEIRESDDPEATRAAKIEEYREKFANPYVASANGIVDDVIDPRDTRKSLAMGLEMLRNKKKDLPYKKHGNIPL
- the accB gene encoding acetyl-CoA carboxylase biotin carboxyl carrier protein, whose translation is MLKINEIKELIRAVDRSTVGELIIKGESKEQITIRKQGAVTVDQTAAPAPAPVQETQAPAPAPAAPVKEEAPKQEEQQEAKPAANLDDETLHKITSPMVGTFYSAPSPDADPYVKAGDKVSTDSVVCIVEAMKLMNELEAEVNGEIVEVLVENGQLVEYGQPLFLVKQS
- a CDS encoding TetR/AcrR family transcriptional regulator, which encodes MAEKTTKERIMDAALHLFEEKGFHAVTVDKIVKESKTSKGGFYHNFKSKDELLYTIHDSFITYVLDKAHEAYENFDTPTERLYETVKSFVMMFDMYRAHVTVFYQESLYLSPDYFDEIKKKRDEYKEMMFKVVREGIDSGEFRQELPVPIMSMAIFGMINWTYKWYKSTGRYSIEEIAEIYADLVLHSTLTKEALEKEEYARFFLKTKQHTQQINQ
- the accC gene encoding acetyl-CoA carboxylase biotin carboxylase subunit, with protein sequence MFKKVLIANRGEIAVRVIRACKEMGVATVAVYSEADKEALHVRLADEAYCIGPHLSTHSYLNMNNILSVAMNADVDAIHPGYGFLAENADFAEKCAENDITFIGPSPDAINRMGAKAVARDTMAAANVPIVPGTDGIIEDIDEAMKTAREIGYPVMVKATAGGGGKGMRVAKTEEDLKNAISMAQQEAETAFGNAGVYLEKFVEEPRHVEIQIIADQYGNVAHLGERDCSIQRRHQKLIEEAPSPALDEDLRQQMGDASVKAALAVNYCGAGTVEFLLDKHKNFYFMEMNTRIQVEHPVSELVTGIDLIKEQIAVAAGEKLSFSQEEVTINGWSIECRINAENPDKNFMPSPGKIDMYLPPGGLGVRVDSAVYPGYTITPFYDSMVAKLIVHGKDRQEAIDRMKRALSEFVVEGVDTTIPFHLRLLEHKDFVAGDFNTKFLEDNKV